One genomic window of Halobellus limi includes the following:
- the thiL gene encoding thiamine-phosphate kinase codes for MDERSALRRLAAALPAAGDDAAVVDGLVVTTDMLHESTDFPSGTTRYTAGWRAVGASLSDVAAMGADATAAVAAYAAPTLDESELDAFLDGAIDVCEAVDARYVGGDLDTTGEFTVATTALGETDAPVLRSGANVGDVVCVTGALGRTAAALRAFDAGESGRGNDLFRFAPRVASGVALAPHATAMMDSSDGLARSLHQLAEASDVGFEVSWDAVPVHDAVDDYAGDDADRRAMATTVGEDFELVCTLPADAVDGARDALSVPLTVIGDVVDGGVRMDGELLADEGYTHE; via the coding sequence ATGGACGAACGATCGGCGCTCCGACGGCTCGCGGCCGCGCTCCCGGCGGCGGGCGACGACGCGGCCGTCGTCGACGGCCTCGTCGTGACGACGGACATGCTCCACGAGTCGACGGACTTCCCGTCGGGGACGACCCGGTACACGGCCGGCTGGCGCGCCGTCGGGGCGTCGCTCTCGGACGTCGCCGCGATGGGAGCCGACGCGACCGCCGCGGTCGCCGCGTACGCCGCGCCGACGCTGGACGAATCCGAACTCGACGCCTTTCTCGACGGCGCGATCGACGTCTGCGAGGCGGTCGACGCCCGGTACGTCGGCGGCGATCTCGACACCACGGGCGAGTTCACGGTCGCGACGACCGCGCTTGGAGAGACCGACGCGCCGGTGCTTCGCTCGGGCGCGAACGTCGGCGACGTCGTCTGCGTGACCGGCGCGCTCGGTCGGACCGCCGCGGCGCTCCGGGCGTTCGACGCCGGCGAGAGCGGGCGGGGGAACGACCTGTTCCGGTTCGCCCCGCGCGTCGCCTCCGGCGTCGCCCTCGCCCCGCACGCGACCGCGATGATGGACTCCTCGGACGGACTCGCGCGGTCCCTCCACCAGCTCGCGGAGGCCTCGGACGTCGGCTTCGAGGTCTCCTGGGACGCGGTCCCGGTACACGACGCCGTCGACGACTACGCCGGAGACGACGCCGACCGTCGGGCGATGGCGACCACCGTCGGCGAGGACTTCGAGCTGGTCTGTACGCTGCCGGCGGACGCCGTCGACGGCGCCCGAGACGCGCTCTCGGTGCCACTGACGGTGATCGGCGACGTCGTCGACGGGGGCGTCCGGATGGACGGTGAGTTGCTGGCCGACGAGGGGTATACCCACGAGTGA
- a CDS encoding molybdopterin synthase gives MQLLGVVGPDARTLCERMSPHLDGTVAVVERRPAENRSADGTLPSGSERVEGVDAAYELGDDGAWAATGGGRDLDDVLDDLAATYDHALLVGYPEADVPTVTLGDAEAENVVIEADSADAVDVDDALGALADATPHVTLETLVERVKESPRAERAGAIATFTGRVRARDDPDDPRTLELTFEKYEGVADERLRTIESELMEREGVQEVALFHRTGTLEAGEDIVFVVVLAGHRDEAFETVSDGIDRLKDEVPIFKRETTVEEDFWVHDKQ, from the coding sequence ATGCAACTGCTCGGAGTCGTCGGTCCGGACGCGCGAACGCTCTGTGAGCGAATGAGTCCGCATCTGGACGGGACGGTCGCCGTGGTCGAACGGCGCCCCGCGGAGAACCGCTCGGCGGACGGCACGCTGCCGAGCGGGTCGGAGCGAGTCGAGGGCGTCGACGCCGCGTACGAACTCGGCGACGACGGCGCGTGGGCCGCCACCGGCGGGGGTCGAGACCTCGACGACGTGCTCGACGACCTCGCGGCGACGTACGACCACGCGCTGCTCGTCGGCTACCCCGAGGCGGACGTCCCGACGGTCACGCTGGGTGACGCCGAGGCGGAGAACGTCGTCATCGAGGCCGACTCGGCCGACGCCGTCGACGTCGACGACGCCCTTGGAGCGCTCGCGGATGCGACTCCCCACGTGACGCTCGAAACGCTCGTCGAACGCGTCAAGGAGTCGCCCCGCGCCGAACGTGCGGGGGCGATCGCGACGTTCACGGGTCGCGTACGGGCGAGAGACGACCCCGACGACCCGCGGACGCTCGAACTCACCTTCGAGAAGTACGAGGGCGTCGCCGACGAGCGGCTGCGGACCATCGAGTCGGAACTGATGGAGCGCGAGGGCGTCCAGGAGGTCGCGCTCTTCCACCGGACCGGCACGCTCGAAGCCGGCGAGGACATCGTCTTCGTCGTCGTCCTCGCCGGCCACCGCGACGAGGCCTTCGAGACGGTCTCCGACGGGATCGATCGCCTGAAGGACGAGGTCCCGATCTTCAAGCGCGAGACGACGGTCGAGGAGGACTTCTGGGTTCACGACAAGCAGTGA
- a CDS encoding PDZ domain-containing protein gives MNTLLWVLVGLAAYSAAALFLSQRGLLPSSVRVQGPFTTVHTKRGRDLIDWIATPKRFWRAWTNLGVGATLVIMAGMFLFLLVQGIAIARNPPAPSSVNQPQNFLVIPGVNDFLPLSVAPEIVFGLLVGLVVHEGGHGILCRVEGIDIDSMGVFLFTIIPLGAFVQPDEESQREASRGGRTRMFAAGVTNNFFVTFLAFLLLFGPVIGSVGVASGMAVQGAYDGSPAAAAGIEQGDRITAVGGVPVGNESSLDSALLGTDERTVAVELDGGESAADREARTVDVERSLVVTGSVAGNPANISVGDEPIAVTAVNGTAVHTRAGFAEVVGESRYAELETERGTVTVPVGAYLTRVAADGPLAQSGAPTDPGVIVTAIDGQRVVSSTELTRVLDSTEPGETVAVELYHDGEIETWEVTLGENPQDGSGFLGVNIFPGTSGLLLTDFGTQSYPAGTYLELLGGDGGPDASGLSGAIGDSPLATVYVSLVLPLASLVLGIPNFPGFTANVFNFYSVGGPLGFLGTGVFLLANVSFWTAWINLQLGLFNCIPGYPLDGGRILRTSVEAVVSRLPIDDRNRVVSTITTGVGVTMLLSLLLLVFGPTLLGG, from the coding sequence ATGAACACGCTTCTGTGGGTGCTCGTCGGCCTCGCCGCGTACTCGGCGGCCGCGCTGTTCCTCTCTCAGCGCGGGCTGTTGCCCTCCTCGGTTCGCGTCCAGGGACCGTTCACGACCGTGCACACGAAACGGGGGCGGGACCTCATCGACTGGATCGCGACGCCGAAGCGCTTCTGGCGCGCGTGGACCAACCTCGGCGTCGGCGCGACGCTCGTGATTATGGCGGGGATGTTCCTCTTTCTCCTGGTGCAGGGCATAGCCATCGCCAGGAACCCGCCCGCGCCCTCCTCGGTGAACCAGCCGCAGAACTTCCTCGTCATCCCCGGCGTCAACGACTTCCTGCCGCTTTCTGTCGCCCCGGAGATCGTCTTCGGTCTCCTCGTCGGCCTCGTCGTCCACGAGGGCGGCCACGGGATCCTCTGTCGCGTCGAGGGGATCGACATCGACTCGATGGGGGTCTTCCTCTTCACGATCATCCCGCTCGGCGCCTTCGTCCAGCCGGACGAGGAGAGCCAGCGGGAGGCGAGCCGCGGCGGGCGCACACGGATGTTCGCCGCCGGCGTGACGAACAACTTCTTCGTGACGTTCCTCGCCTTCCTGCTCCTGTTCGGTCCGGTGATCGGCAGCGTCGGCGTCGCCTCCGGGATGGCCGTGCAGGGGGCCTACGACGGCTCGCCCGCGGCCGCCGCGGGGATCGAGCAGGGCGACCGGATCACCGCCGTCGGCGGCGTGCCGGTGGGCAACGAGAGCTCCCTCGACTCGGCGCTGCTCGGCACCGACGAGCGGACCGTCGCCGTCGAACTCGACGGCGGCGAGAGCGCCGCGGACAGAGAAGCCAGAACCGTCGACGTCGAGCGCTCGCTGGTCGTCACCGGTTCCGTCGCCGGCAACCCCGCGAACATCAGCGTCGGCGACGAACCGATCGCGGTCACTGCCGTGAACGGGACGGCGGTCCACACGCGGGCCGGGTTCGCCGAGGTCGTCGGCGAGAGCCGCTACGCCGAACTCGAAACCGAGCGCGGGACGGTCACGGTCCCCGTCGGCGCGTACCTCACGCGGGTCGCGGCGGACGGGCCGCTGGCGCAGTCGGGCGCGCCGACCGACCCGGGCGTGATCGTCACCGCCATCGACGGCCAGCGGGTCGTCTCCTCGACCGAACTCACCCGCGTCCTCGATTCGACCGAACCCGGCGAGACGGTGGCGGTCGAACTCTACCACGACGGGGAGATCGAGACGTGGGAGGTGACGCTCGGCGAGAACCCCCAGGACGGCAGCGGCTTCCTCGGCGTCAACATCTTCCCGGGGACGAGCGGCCTCCTGCTCACCGACTTCGGCACGCAGTCGTACCCCGCCGGGACGTACCTCGAACTGCTCGGCGGCGACGGCGGCCCCGACGCGTCCGGCCTCTCCGGAGCGATCGGCGACTCGCCGCTCGCGACCGTCTACGTGTCGCTCGTGCTCCCGCTCGCGTCGCTGGTGCTCGGCATCCCGAACTTCCCGGGCTTCACCGCGAACGTGTTCAACTTCTACAGCGTCGGCGGCCCGCTCGGCTTCCTCGGGACGGGCGTGTTCCTCCTCGCGAACGTCTCCTTCTGGACGGCGTGGATCAACCTCCAGTTGGGGCTGTTCAACTGCATCCCCGGCTACCCGCTCGACGGCGGCCGGATCCTCCGGACGAGCGTCGAGGCGGTCGTCTCGCGACTCCCCATCGACGATCGGAACCGGGTCGTCAGCACCATCACGACCGGCGTCGGGGTGACGATGCTGCTGTCGCTGCTGCTCCTCGTGTTCGGCCCGACGCTCCTCGGCGGGTGA
- a CDS encoding heme-binding protein: MPEAPPTDEGWFVLHDFRTVDWDAWRDAPERERERAIAEGTEYLRRHGEVTDSDEGDSAVFSVLGHKADLLVVHFRPTLDDLSRAERRFEQTALAGFTEQPTSYVSVTEISGYTSPDYFEDPESADEGLRRYMEGKKKPEIPEDEYVSFYPMSKRRGEEHNWYDLSFEERADMMATHAETGKEYAGKIKQIIASSVGFDDYEWGVTLFSEDPTHIKDIVYDMRFDEVSSKYGEFGQFYVGRRFPPNDLGAYLDGAAVPTSEHDEAGQSGGGHPHADADAHGEAHGHAHGDGEAHGGPGGHGGAHAGSSAHGDSPHGEEATDGTDDAEDDGSIREELADLNIYAGQPHGEDVYATVLYSEADTDELFEEVQGLRANFDHYDTHVKTAVYEAGERDRSAVVSIWDTQSAAETAAGFLSELPEIVSRAGEESGFGTMGMFYTVKPEHHDDFVETFGTVGELLEEMDGHQETDLMANVEDENDMFIASQWDAREDAMEFFRSEEFGETVEWGRDVLADRPRHVFLA, encoded by the coding sequence ATGCCAGAGGCCCCACCAACCGACGAGGGCTGGTTCGTGCTGCACGACTTCCGCACCGTCGACTGGGACGCGTGGCGGGACGCGCCCGAACGCGAGCGCGAGCGCGCGATCGCCGAGGGGACCGAGTACCTCCGCCGTCACGGGGAGGTCACAGACTCCGACGAGGGCGACTCGGCGGTCTTCTCGGTGCTCGGCCACAAGGCCGACCTGCTCGTCGTCCACTTCCGACCGACGCTCGACGACCTCTCGCGCGCCGAGCGGCGCTTCGAGCAGACCGCGCTCGCGGGCTTCACCGAACAGCCGACCTCGTACGTCTCCGTGACTGAGATCTCGGGCTACACCAGCCCCGATTACTTCGAGGACCCCGAATCGGCCGACGAGGGCCTGCGACGCTACATGGAGGGCAAGAAGAAACCGGAGATCCCCGAGGACGAGTACGTCTCCTTCTACCCGATGTCGAAGCGCCGCGGCGAGGAGCACAACTGGTACGACCTCTCCTTCGAGGAGCGCGCCGACATGATGGCGACGCACGCCGAGACGGGCAAGGAGTACGCCGGGAAGATCAAGCAGATCATCGCCTCCTCGGTCGGCTTCGACGACTACGAGTGGGGCGTGACGCTGTTCTCCGAGGACCCGACCCACATCAAGGACATCGTCTACGACATGCGGTTCGACGAGGTCTCCTCGAAGTACGGCGAGTTCGGCCAGTTCTACGTGGGTCGTCGCTTCCCGCCGAACGACCTCGGCGCGTACCTCGACGGCGCGGCCGTGCCGACGAGCGAACACGACGAAGCGGGACAATCGGGCGGCGGTCACCCGCACGCTGACGCCGACGCCCACGGCGAAGCGCACGGGCACGCGCACGGCGACGGCGAGGCCCACGGCGGCCCGGGCGGCCACGGCGGCGCACACGCCGGCAGCAGCGCTCACGGCGACTCCCCGCACGGCGAAGAGGCGACGGACGGAACCGACGACGCCGAGGACGACGGTAGCATCCGCGAGGAACTGGCGGATCTGAACATCTACGCCGGCCAGCCGCACGGCGAGGACGTCTACGCGACGGTCCTGTACTCGGAGGCCGACACCGACGAACTGTTCGAGGAGGTACAGGGGCTTCGCGCGAACTTCGACCACTACGACACGCACGTGAAGACCGCGGTCTACGAGGCCGGAGAGCGCGACCGCAGCGCCGTCGTGAGCATCTGGGACACCCAGTCGGCGGCGGAGACGGCCGCGGGCTTCCTCTCGGAACTGCCGGAGATCGTCTCTCGGGCCGGCGAGGAGTCCGGCTTCGGGACGATGGGGATGTTCTACACCGTCAAGCCCGAGCACCACGACGACTTCGTCGAGACGTTCGGGACCGTCGGCGAACTCCTCGAGGAGATGGACGGCCACCAGGAGACGGACCTGATGGCGAACGTCGAAGACGAGAACGACATGTTCATCGCCAGCCAGTGGGACGCCCGCGAGGACGCGATGGAGTTCTTCCGGTCGGAGGAGTTCGGAGAGACGGTCGAGTGGGGCCGCGACGTGCTCGCCGACCGACCGCGACACGTCTTCTTAGCGTAG
- the lysS gene encoding lysine--tRNA ligase, producing the protein MSEESDSDDGANAEAVDVEANAGDVDTDVEDDGTDGPRRAFWADEVADEIEARGPEEPIVIKGGVSPSGVAHLGNFNEIMRGYFVAEVLRERGHEVRQVFTSDDRDPLRKLPRKLADVDGNIVGLGDVDAGALGRNLGKPYTDIPDPFGESESYAAHFAALLKADADRLGIEVEMLSNTEMYEGGEFDEVVAHVLEDLDVAREVLSEYQSKIDDDYVPFNPICENCGKITEAVTSVDVDAGTVEYVCTDMTVGDETIEGCGHEGTATFREGKLPWRFEWPAQWQILGVDFEPFGKDHAEGSWPSGEDIARNVLGVEPPVPMVYEWFTLNGEALSSSAGNVVTVAEMLELLEPEVLRYFFALNPRKARDFDVSRLDQFVDDFDRFERAYFGDVDDESLSAFAERAYPFVVDDVREERVRLPYTFAAVLGMTDDRDLRIEMARNEGYFDDDTPEWAIEEALERVDRARAWAEREDNEYNYRIQEDLPDADFDADVAAALDELADFVEAGHDGEAIQGEMYETARRHDVEVGDFFEAGYLLFFDQPQGPRLGEFLGELDTEFVVARLRRES; encoded by the coding sequence ATGAGCGAGGAGTCCGATTCCGACGACGGAGCGAACGCCGAGGCTGTGGACGTCGAAGCGAACGCCGGGGACGTCGATACCGACGTCGAGGACGACGGCACCGACGGACCGCGCCGCGCGTTCTGGGCCGACGAGGTCGCAGACGAGATCGAGGCGCGCGGGCCCGAGGAACCGATCGTGATCAAAGGCGGCGTCTCCCCCTCCGGCGTCGCCCACCTCGGTAACTTCAACGAGATTATGCGCGGGTACTTCGTCGCCGAGGTCCTGCGCGAGCGCGGCCACGAGGTCCGGCAGGTCTTCACGAGCGACGACCGGGACCCGCTCCGAAAGCTCCCCCGAAAGCTCGCGGACGTCGACGGCAACATCGTCGGACTGGGCGACGTCGACGCCGGCGCGCTCGGTCGGAACCTGGGGAAACCCTACACCGACATCCCGGACCCGTTCGGCGAATCGGAGTCGTACGCGGCGCACTTCGCGGCGCTGCTGAAGGCCGACGCCGACCGCCTCGGAATCGAGGTCGAGATGCTCTCGAACACCGAGATGTACGAGGGGGGCGAGTTCGACGAAGTCGTCGCGCACGTCCTCGAAGACCTCGACGTCGCTCGGGAGGTCCTCTCGGAATACCAATCGAAGATCGACGACGACTACGTTCCGTTCAACCCGATCTGTGAGAACTGCGGGAAGATCACCGAGGCGGTCACGTCGGTCGACGTCGACGCGGGAACCGTCGAGTACGTCTGCACGGACATGACCGTCGGCGACGAGACGATCGAGGGCTGCGGCCACGAGGGGACGGCGACCTTCCGCGAGGGGAAACTCCCCTGGCGCTTCGAGTGGCCGGCCCAGTGGCAGATCCTCGGCGTCGACTTCGAGCCGTTCGGGAAGGACCACGCGGAAGGGTCGTGGCCCTCCGGCGAGGACATCGCCCGGAACGTCCTCGGCGTCGAACCGCCCGTCCCGATGGTGTACGAGTGGTTCACGCTCAACGGCGAGGCGCTCTCCTCGTCGGCGGGCAACGTCGTCACCGTCGCGGAGATGCTGGAACTGCTGGAACCGGAGGTCCTCCGGTACTTCTTCGCGCTCAACCCCCGGAAGGCCCGCGACTTCGACGTCTCGCGGCTCGATCAGTTCGTCGACGACTTCGACCGCTTCGAGCGGGCGTACTTCGGCGACGTCGACGACGAGTCGCTCTCGGCGTTCGCCGAGCGGGCGTACCCGTTCGTCGTCGACGACGTGCGCGAGGAGCGCGTCCGCCTGCCGTACACGTTCGCGGCCGTCCTCGGGATGACCGACGACCGCGACCTCCGGATCGAGATGGCGCGAAACGAGGGCTACTTCGACGACGACACCCCCGAGTGGGCCATCGAGGAGGCGCTCGAACGGGTCGACCGGGCGCGCGCCTGGGCGGAGCGCGAGGACAACGAGTACAACTACCGCATCCAGGAGGACCTCCCCGACGCGGACTTCGACGCCGACGTCGCGGCCGCGCTGGACGAACTCGCGGACTTCGTCGAGGCGGGTCACGACGGCGAGGCGATCCAGGGTGAGATGTACGAGACGGCGCGTCGCCACGACGTCGAAGTCGGCGACTTCTTCGAGGCGGGCTACCTGCTCTTCTTCGATCAGCCGCAGGGGCCCAGGCTGGGAGAGTTCCTCGGCGAACTCGACACGGAGTTCGTGGTCGCGCGGCTTCGGCGCGAGTCGTAG
- a CDS encoding DUF7123 family protein, with amino-acid sequence MSATATPSTEPASDEMSKEERLKSYLLTKAQDGEMYFKSKFIADEVGLSPKEIGALMVKLSDSASELTVEKWSYTSATTWRIEPAQDTA; translated from the coding sequence ATGAGCGCAACCGCGACACCCTCCACCGAGCCCGCCAGCGACGAGATGTCCAAAGAGGAGCGGCTGAAGTCCTACCTGCTCACGAAGGCGCAGGACGGCGAGATGTACTTCAAATCGAAGTTCATCGCCGACGAGGTCGGCCTCTCCCCGAAGGAGATCGGCGCGCTGATGGTGAAACTCAGCGACTCCGCCTCGGAACTGACCGTCGAGAAGTGGTCGTACACGAGCGCGACCACCTGGCGGATCGAACCCGCACAGGACACGGCCTGA
- the pyrH gene encoding UMP kinase has translation MRVVVSIGGSVLAPDLDAGRVEGHAAVVETLADEGCEIGAVVGGGGVARDYIETARDLGANEVQLDQIGIDVTRINARLLIAALGPRVDPKVAHDYEDAGDAIRRGDVSVMGGVMPGQTTDAVAAALAEYVGADLLVYATSVDGVYSADPSADDGAEKYDRLTGGELVDVIAPMSRDAGASAPVDLLAAKLIERAGMRTIVLDGTDPRRIEDAVLRGEHDGTDVVPTAAEGEPTYWVQG, from the coding sequence ATGAGAGTCGTCGTTTCTATCGGCGGGAGCGTGCTCGCTCCCGACCTCGACGCCGGACGCGTCGAGGGCCACGCAGCGGTCGTCGAGACGCTCGCCGACGAGGGATGCGAGATCGGGGCGGTCGTCGGCGGCGGGGGCGTCGCCCGCGACTACATCGAGACCGCACGCGACCTGGGCGCGAACGAGGTCCAGCTGGACCAGATCGGGATCGACGTGACCCGCATCAACGCCCGCCTGCTCATCGCCGCGCTGGGCCCGCGAGTCGACCCGAAAGTCGCCCACGACTACGAGGACGCCGGCGACGCGATCCGACGCGGCGACGTCTCGGTGATGGGCGGCGTGATGCCCGGGCAGACGACCGACGCGGTCGCCGCGGCGCTCGCGGAGTACGTCGGCGCCGACCTGCTCGTCTACGCGACGAGCGTCGACGGCGTCTACAGCGCCGATCCGAGCGCCGACGACGGCGCCGAGAAGTACGACCGCCTGACCGGCGGCGAACTCGTCGACGTGATCGCGCCGATGAGCCGCGACGCGGGCGCGTCCGCGCCGGTCGACCTCCTCGCGGCGAAGCTGATCGAGCGCGCGGGGATGCGGACGATCGTTCTCGACGGCACCGATCCCCGTCGGATCGAGGACGCGGTCCTTCGCGGCGAGCACGACGGCACCGACGTGGTCCCCACCGCCGCCGAGGGCGAACCGACCTACTGGGTTCAGGGATAA
- a CDS encoding SHOCT domain-containing protein, with protein sequence MTVLNRLGTRLSEYVSAVARSPPLLGLVVGAWIAALSMFTAANPVTAFLVVAPATMLLWYGVLYAAGRLRGTSDESVGFGATDSEGVDAAKTTETGSIEFFGGGNDDAPDERPIRRLRSRYAAGEIDHAEFERRLEALVETERLSDEGSDSEFGARRDRLRRARAVATPPFRFETDRPSGV encoded by the coding sequence ATGACGGTCCTCAACCGGCTCGGAACGCGGCTCTCCGAGTACGTTTCCGCCGTCGCACGAAGCCCTCCCCTGCTCGGCCTCGTCGTCGGCGCGTGGATCGCCGCGCTGTCGATGTTCACCGCCGCCAACCCGGTCACGGCGTTTCTGGTCGTCGCGCCGGCGACGATGCTCCTCTGGTACGGCGTGCTGTACGCCGCCGGACGCCTCCGCGGCACGTCGGACGAATCGGTCGGGTTCGGCGCGACCGACAGCGAAGGGGTCGACGCGGCGAAGACGACCGAAACCGGCTCGATCGAGTTCTTCGGAGGCGGGAACGACGACGCTCCGGACGAACGCCCGATCCGACGACTCCGGAGCCGGTACGCCGCGGGCGAAATCGACCACGCGGAGTTCGAGCGGCGCCTGGAGGCGCTCGTCGAGACGGAGCGCCTCTCCGATGAGGGGTCCGACTCGGAGTTCGGCGCGCGTCGAGACCGGCTCCGTCGAGCGCGAGCGGTAGCGACCCCTCCGTTTCGATTCGAAACCGACCGACCGAGTGGCGTCTGA
- a CDS encoding site-2 protease family protein: protein MDSPDSAAEPPIEALRSVFHLRETRRDDDRLLFYGESLVPERMLVREVWGAFREAGYEIQVASTRGGHEDVVIARPVSQGIDGIPWKNLGLFLATVVSTLLVGSLTWYYTPLSELLANPLVVLRAWPFTAAVLGVLATHELGHYVMGRYHGVDVSLPYVLPFIFPFGTLGAVIRMRGQMPDREALFDIGVAGPLAGLAATVVVTAVGLSLPPIAVPEWAIRGTGQVIVFNNPPLLDLIAGVLGQPTEYSDPSVAVNPVIIGGWVGMFFTVLNLLPVGQLDGGHILRAMVGESQERVAAVVPAALFGLAAYLHYGLGYGLDESVGLWGFWGLLSAVVAFKGPANPVDDSPLGPVRIAVGVATFALGALCFLLVPVEIMSV, encoded by the coding sequence ATGGATTCCCCGGACTCGGCGGCCGAACCGCCGATCGAGGCCCTGCGGTCGGTCTTTCACCTCCGCGAGACCCGCCGCGACGACGACCGGTTGCTCTTTTACGGCGAGTCGCTGGTGCCCGAGCGGATGTTGGTGCGGGAGGTGTGGGGAGCGTTCCGCGAGGCGGGCTACGAGATACAGGTCGCGAGCACGCGTGGGGGACACGAAGACGTCGTGATCGCCCGCCCGGTCAGCCAGGGCATCGACGGAATCCCCTGGAAGAACCTGGGGCTGTTCCTCGCGACCGTCGTCTCGACGCTCCTCGTCGGGTCGCTGACCTGGTACTACACGCCGCTCTCGGAACTGCTCGCGAACCCGCTGGTCGTGCTGCGGGCCTGGCCCTTCACCGCGGCCGTCCTCGGCGTGCTCGCGACGCACGAACTCGGCCACTACGTGATGGGCCGATACCACGGCGTCGACGTGTCGCTGCCGTACGTCCTCCCGTTCATCTTCCCGTTCGGGACGCTCGGCGCGGTCATCCGGATGCGCGGACAGATGCCCGACCGAGAGGCGCTGTTCGACATCGGCGTCGCGGGGCCGCTCGCGGGGCTGGCAGCGACGGTCGTCGTCACCGCCGTCGGACTGTCGCTCCCGCCGATCGCGGTTCCGGAGTGGGCGATTCGGGGCACCGGACAGGTCATCGTCTTCAACAACCCGCCGCTTCTCGACCTCATCGCGGGCGTCCTGGGACAGCCGACCGAGTACTCCGATCCCTCCGTCGCGGTCAACCCGGTCATCATCGGCGGCTGGGTCGGGATGTTCTTCACCGTCTTAAATCTCCTCCCGGTCGGCCAGCTCGACGGCGGGCACATCCTCCGGGCGATGGTCGGGGAGTCCCAGGAACGCGTCGCGGCGGTCGTCCCCGCCGCGCTGTTCGGCCTCGCAGCCTACCTCCACTACGGCCTCGGTTACGGGCTGGACGAATCGGTCGGCCTGTGGGGCTTCTGGGGGCTGCTCTCGGCGGTGGTCGCGTTCAAGGGGCCGGCGAACCCCGTCGACGACTCACCGCTCGGACCCGTCCGGATCGCTGTCGGGGTCGCGACGTTCGCGCTCGGCGCGCTCTGTTTCCTCCTCGTCCCCGTCGAAATTATGTCGGTCTGA
- a CDS encoding radical SAM/SPASM domain-containing protein, which yields MSLSLIVKCTRRCNLRCSYCHDWRDRGVSSLSFEHLVTLTEEAFDQADRVQFIWHGGEPLLLGKEWFEKALFVQDLVMEQDQAAVNQLQTNATLLDEEWVDFFEEHNFQLGVSVDGPPEMHDETRVDVQGRGTSDRVREGIELLKDSEVPFGLLMVVTEDVLQRDPVAIYEWFKSIDAPSVGFLSQRPDTEGLEEVREPSEMSAFLAKERYSEFMCGIFEEWWADDGAGPEVRELSALLKGLVDSSPGLCIYEGSCVGKYFGVNPNGDVYHCDRYIPDPEYKVGNIGDEDFTFLPDHILEIQQREAEKEAAAEESCEWYNVCHGGCPHDRNTNPLGWESRDSCCGMSTLLTRMDEKVEQALPE from the coding sequence ATGAGCCTATCACTCATCGTCAAATGTACCCGGAGGTGTAATCTGCGGTGTAGCTACTGTCACGACTGGCGCGACCGCGGCGTCAGCTCGCTCAGTTTCGAGCACCTGGTAACGCTCACCGAGGAGGCGTTTGATCAGGCCGATCGGGTCCAGTTCATCTGGCACGGCGGAGAACCGCTGCTGCTCGGAAAGGAGTGGTTCGAGAAGGCGCTGTTCGTTCAGGACCTCGTGATGGAACAGGATCAAGCGGCCGTGAACCAACTCCAGACGAACGCCACCCTGCTGGACGAGGAATGGGTCGACTTCTTCGAGGAGCACAACTTCCAACTCGGAGTGAGCGTCGACGGGCCGCCCGAGATGCACGATGAGACTCGCGTCGACGTTCAGGGGCGCGGCACGTCCGATCGGGTCCGCGAAGGGATCGAACTACTCAAAGACTCCGAGGTGCCGTTCGGTCTCCTGATGGTAGTCACCGAAGACGTCCTGCAGCGAGACCCGGTAGCGATCTACGAGTGGTTCAAATCGATCGACGCCCCGTCAGTCGGATTCCTCTCACAGCGTCCGGATACCGAGGGGCTGGAGGAGGTTCGAGAGCCGTCTGAAATGTCTGCCTTCCTGGCCAAAGAGCGGTACTCGGAGTTTATGTGCGGCATATTCGAAGAGTGGTGGGCCGACGACGGAGCGGGACCGGAAGTCCGCGAACTCTCCGCGTTGCTTAAGGGACTGGTCGATTCCAGCCCCGGTCTCTGTATCTATGAGGGATCTTGCGTCGGCAAATACTTCGGTGTGAACCCCAACGGCGACGTGTATCACTGTGACCGGTACATCCCGGACCCCGAGTACAAGGTCGGAAACATCGGCGATGAGGATTTCACCTTCTTACCGGACCACATCCTGGAGATTCAGCAGCGTGAAGCCGAGAAGGAGGCCGCAGCAGAGGAATCGTGTGAGTGGTACAACGTCTGTCACGGTGGATGTCCCCACGACCGGAACACCAACCCCCTCGGGTGGGAGTCCCGCGACTCCTGCTGTGGGATGAGTACGCTGCTCACTCGGATGGACGAAAAAGTCGAGCAGGCCCTGCCTGAGTGA